One stretch of Drosophila subpulchrella strain 33 F10 #4 breed RU33 unplaced genomic scaffold, RU_Dsub_v1.1 Primary Assembly Seq380, whole genome shotgun sequence DNA includes these proteins:
- the LOC119561877 gene encoding translation initiation factor IF-2-like, with amino-acid sequence MRPQGRKLGLFLEWQPRRADLGADFNPEWYSGTSVGTPDPRTPHSHVASHEAVKRIPRPEQRPQKAAPQRPAAPSAAPTQRSHQEHAQRGHRALSSVTRAASRGISSADPAASRAAQCHPRGHQVPTERYQQRPSATPPTGSTGASTWSSLAPADSTHSALSSVQRPSIGERQPAAPTTAPDTWSPATQRASPGARNERPRALSSVQRPSGGVFCTISSTHRAPPAAPTAAPIAAPISSAQPRPQQRQTRRIRGHPPRYERHQERPTISTAAHQPHSPSANGSASRNHIGQPVPHVSSICRAPSAQSRH; translated from the exons ATGCGGCCGCAAGGGCGGAAGCTCGGTCTCTTTCTCGAATGGCAGCCAAGGCGAGCAGACCTAGGAGCGGACTTCAACCCGGAGTGGTACAGCGGCACGAGCGTCGGCACGCCGGATCCAAGGA CGCCACATAGCCACGTGGCCTCCCACGAAGCCGTCAAGCGCATACCGCGCCCCGAGCAGCGCCCACAGAAAGCGGCCCCGCAGCGCCCAGCCGCGCCCTCAGCAGCGCCCACACAGCGCTCCCACCAGGAGCACGCACAGCGCGGCCACCGCGCCCTCAGCAGCGTCACCCGCGCCGCCAGCCGCGGTATCAGCAGCGCAGACCCAGCAGCGTCCCGCGCCGCGCAGTGCCACCCACGTGGCCATCAGGTGCCCACAGAGCGCTACCAACAGCGCCCATCAGCAACGCCCCCCACGGGATCTACAGGAGCGTCCACTTGGTCTTCACTAGCGCCTGCCGACAGCACCCACAGCGCCCTCAGCAGCGTTCAGCGCCCATCGATCGGC GAGCGCCAACCAGCAGCGCCAACAACAGCGCCGGACACGTGGTCACCAGCCACACAACGAGCGTCACCAGGAGCACGCAACGAGCGGCCCCGCGCCCTCAGCAGCGTTCAGCGCCCATCGGGCGGCGTCTTTTGCACCATCAGCAGCACCCACCGAGCGCCACCAGCAGCGCCCACAGCAGCGCCCATAGCAGCGCCCATCAGCAGCGCCCAACCGCGCCCTCAGCAGCGCCAAACGCGCCGGATACGTGGTCACCCGCCACGCTACGAGCGCCACCAGGAGCGCCCAACGATCAGCACCGCCGCTCACCAGCCGCACTCACCGAGCGCCAACGGGAGCGCCAGCCGCAACCACATCGGTCAGCCAGTGCCGCACGTCAGCAGCATCTGCCGTGCGCCCAGCGCCCAGTCACGCCACTAG